A genome region from Setaria italica strain Yugu1 chromosome III, Setaria_italica_v2.0, whole genome shotgun sequence includes the following:
- the LOC101779975 gene encoding selenoprotein H-like — MPPKRKSPAAAAPAAGSPRKTRSMAAAGKRGAAASPAKAVTAKKKEEEAGVAEPKGRKRAKKDEAVTAVAEPKGRKRGKKEAEEAAPAAEENGGDAAAEGKRIVVEACTQCRHFKIRAQKVKEDLESSVPGVSVTINPQKPRRGCLEIREEGGEVFLSLLNMPRPFTPMKKLDMDEVIKDIAKKIS; from the exons ATGCCTCCCAAGCGCAAgtccccggcggcggctgccccagcggCGGGGTCCCCGCGGAAGACGCGGagcatggccgccgccgggaaGCGGGGTGCGGCGGCTTCTCCGGCGAAGGCGGTGACGgccaagaagaaggaggaggaggcgggggtggcCGAGCcgaaggggaggaagagggcCAAGAAGGACGAGGCGGTGACGGCGGTCGCCGAGCcgaaggggaggaagaggggcaagaaggaggcagaggaggcggcgccggcggcggaggagaatGGAGGCGATGCGGCGGCGGAAGGGAAGCGCATAGTTGTCGAGGCCTG CACTCAGTGCAGACACTTTAAGATCCGAGCTCAGAAGGTGAAGGAGGACTTGGAAAGTTCTGTTCCTGGGGTTTCGGTCACTATCAATCCTCAGAAG CCACGTCGTGGTTGCCTCGAGATACGCGAAGAAGGTGGTGAAGTGTTCTTATCACTGCTG AACATGCCACGCCCCTTCACACCAATGAAGAAGCTCGATATGGATGAGGTTATCAAGGACATCGCCAAGAAAATCTCCTAA